Proteins from a genomic interval of Dermacentor variabilis isolate Ectoservices chromosome 8, ASM5094787v1, whole genome shotgun sequence:
- the LOC142589897 gene encoding uncharacterized protein LOC142589897, which yields MDSHYRLIAERQGFIPTRWRDDRRVSASATSLGVGACSNSDALCDSRGRSCYWPVFLPPAPPAAAAGTQATAPTAPLRGANGTPSSSGGGVQLPLATMGKVRQLADRARVMDSHSTGPGPAFVVETQEPTGARADEPRSSSAAAVATSRFRQNSRLMGVLLSERVVESNWNQDWPKVYAKRRAQRLLLEKKLCAMRRETRDLEILQKEQRRRWLREADAFRENLRKCGQKEHLLEVARTWKVQGSASGQPTMPSNCKTAFRLKYVP from the exons GCTCATCGCGGAGAGACAGGGATTCATCCCCACCAGATGGCGGGACGACCGCCGTGTCAGTGCATCGGCAACCTCTCTCGGCGTCGGCGCCTGCAGCAACAGCGACGCCCTGTGCGACAGCCGGGGCCGGTCTTGCTATTGGCCCGTGTTCTTGCCGCCCGCGCCACCAGCGGCAGCTGCTGGAACTCAGGCGACGGCGCCGACGGCGCCGTTACG CGGGGCGAATGGAACCcccagcagcagcggcggcggcgtccAGCTTCCTCTGGCAACCATGGGCAAGGTGCGCCAGCTGGCCGACCGGGCCCGCGTGATGGACTCCCACAGCACGGGGCCCGGGCCGGCGTTCGTGGTCGAGACCCAGGAGCCCACGGGCGCTCGGGCCGACGAGCCGCGGTCGAGCTCGGCCGCAGCGGTGGCCACGAGCCGGTTCCGGCAGAACTCCCGGCTCATGGGCGTGCTGCTcagcgagcgagtcgtcgagTCAAACTGGAACCAG GACTGGCCGAAGGTGTACGCGAAGCGGCGTGCGCAGCGCCTGTTGCTCGAGAAGAAGCTGTGCGCCATGCGGCGAGAGACCCGCGATCTCGAGATTCTGCAGAAGGAGCAGAGGCGGCGGTGGCTAAGGGAGGCGGACGCCTTCCGCGAGAACCTGCGCAAGTGCGGGCAGAAGGAACACCTGCTCGAG gtggctCGTACCTGGAAGGTCCAGGGCAGCGCGTCGGGCCAACCGACCATGCCTAGCAACTGCAAGACGGCATTTCGCCTCAAATACGTCCCTTAG